One part of the Solea solea chromosome 16, fSolSol10.1, whole genome shotgun sequence genome encodes these proteins:
- the zgc:153292 gene encoding uncharacterized protein zgc:153292, with amino-acid sequence MGRYKCAYNCESSNESDEKFFKFPLYHSRKLKKWLANMKLKDWTPSRFSVLCINHFEEKCLDRTGKCVKLRDDAVPTIFVSPANTQKGKASTKPRSKRNRPQRKGTHTAQSPVASPATTKQSEDSKESTSLTEPESAGDMSSLTFDKWRIIADEGLMMIESFPNFFHGDYCASRDILWAPDDNVIIENKDPENVIEVTEPWQWLGLDVRGPLPKTLNGHQYILTMTDYYSKWVEAVPMQLCLPPNVAKHIVEVIAHFGYPVRILSRLPHDVVQKINGLLKNELNLTIALVVYHQQTGTADLITQHLINRMVSDLIEEHVADWDVHLPAKVFSLCCKEHSKTKERPFSTLCCTGLEPVQTPRGLDYVYSKIQESAFVVR; translated from the exons ATGGGCAGATATAAATGTGCATACAACTGCGAAAGCTCCAACGAGTCAGATGAGAAGTTTTTCAA GTTTCCACTTTACCATTCCCGTAAACTTAAGAAGTGGCTCGCCAACATGAAGTTAAAGGACTGGACTCCATCCCGCTTCTCTGTGCTGTGCATCAATCATTTTGAAGAGAAATGCCTCGACAGAACAGGCAAATGTGTGAAACTCAGAGACGACGCAGTTCCCACAATATTTGTGTCACCTGCCAACACACAGAAAGGGAAG GCCTCCACCAAACCAAGAAGTAAGAGAAACAGG CCACAGCGTAAAGGAACTCACACAGCTCAGTCTCCAGTAGCCTCTCCTGCCACAACAAAGCAAAGTGAAGACAGCAAGGAGAGCACGAGTCTGACAGAGCCAGAGTCTGCAGG agaCATGAGCTCACTGACGTTTGACAAATGGAGAATAATAGCTGATGAAGGGCTGATGATGATTGAGTCGTTTCCAAATTTCTTCCATGGAGACTACTGTGCGTCACGG GATATTCTGTGGGCTCCAGATGATAATGTTATT ATAGAAAATAAAGATCCTGAAAATGTGATAGAG GTGACAGAGCCATGGCAGTGGCTCGGTCTGGATGTCAGAGGGCCGCTGCCCAAAACACTCAATGGACACCAATACATTTTGACCATGACAGATTATTACTCTAAGTGGGTGGAAGCGGTGCCCATGCAGTTGTGCCTCCCTCCCAATGTGGCGAAACACATTGTGGAGGTCATCGCTCACTTTGGATACCCAGTCAGAATCCTCTCCAGACTGCCTCATGATGTAGTCCAAAAA ATAAATGGACTATTGAAAAATGAGCTGAATCTCACCATCGCTCTAGTCGTCTATCATCAGCAGACTGGTACTGCAGACCTGATCACACAGCATCTGATTAACAG GATGGTAAGTGACCTAATAGAGGAACATGTGGCTGACTGGGATGTTCACCTGCCTGCCAAGGTTTTCAGCCTGTGTTGCAAAGAACATTCAAAGACCAAGGAGAGGCCTTTTTCAACGCTCTGCTGTACGGGACTGGAACCAGTCCAAACACCAAGAGGACTCGAT TATGTTTATTCCAAGATTCAAGAGAGTGCTTTCGTGGTTAGATAA